A segment of the Romboutsia sp. 13368 genome:
CTTGTTGTCTACTTTCATTATTACCCTCACCTTCCATAAGTTGAAGATAATCTATTAATATTAGGTCTAATCCCTGCTCTATTTTTAATTTTCTACACTTAGACCTTAGTTCTGAAATTTTTATACCTGGAGTATCATCTATATGAATTTTAGCATTAGATAAAACTGCCATAGCATCTATTATTCTTGGCCAGTCATTTTCATTAAGCCTACCAGTTTTTAACTTGCTAAGTTCAACATTTGACTGAGCAGATAACATACGTTGTACTAACTGTTCTTTAGACATCTCTAAACTAAATACTGCTACAGATGCATCACCCTTTAATGCAGCATTTTGAACAAGATTTAATGAAAATGCAGTTTTACCCATAGCAGGACGAGCTGCTATTAGTAATAAATCTGTCCTTTGCATCCCATTTATCTTTTTATTTAAGTCTCTAAATCCAGTTGTTATCCCCGTTATTTCAGATTTATTTGTATATAAATGTTCTATCATATCATATGCATCCATTAGAACTGAATTTATAGACTTGAAATCATCACTAGCTTTTTCCTGTGATATATCAAATATCTTTTTTTCAGCTGTATCTAGTACATCTTCAATTTTAGTAGAACCATCATATCCTAAATTTATTATATCATTAGAAACTTTTATAAGTTTTCTAAGTACTGATTTTTCCTTTACTATATCTGCATAGTACTTAACATTTGATGTAGTTGGAACAATTGTTGATAAACTTGTTATATAACTTATTCCACCCACATCATCTAAATGACCTTGTTTTTTTAATTCTTCAGTTAGCGTTATTAAATCTATTGGTTCAGATTTATTGCTTAATTTAATCATACATTCATATATAATTTTATGTGCTTCTTTATAAAAGTCATCTGGATTTATTGTCTCACTAACTGTTATCATAGCATCTTTATCAAGTAATATAGAACCTAATATAGATTGTTCTGATTCCACACTATGCGGGGGGATTCTAGTAATATCCTCCATTTTTATCACCTCAAGTGTTTCTCTATTGTTTTTCTTTTACGTCTACTCTTATCTTTGTAGTTACTTTTTGATGTATTTTTATATCAACAAATCTTGAACCTAATACTCTTATTGGTTCATCTAAAGTTATTTTTCTCTTATCAACTTCTATATTATGTTGCTTTTTAATTTGTTCGGCTATATCTTTAGATGTTATTGATCCGAAAAGTCTTCCACCATCACCAGCTTTAGAATATATAACTACGCTTAGTTCTTCCATTTTTTTACCTAATTCTACTGCTGCTTCGTATTCTTTTTGAGCTTTTAACTCTTTTGATTTATTCTTTTCATTTAATTCTTTCATATTCGTATTATCAGCAGGAACTGCTAACTTTTTAGGTAATAAGAAGTTTCTTGCATATCCATCACTTACTTCTTTTACTTCATTTTTCTTTCCTGTTCCTTTTACATCTTTTAAAAGTATAACTTTCATTTATTCTTCCTCCTTCAAATATGTCTGTATTGTATTATTTACCATTTCATATGCTTCTTCTAGTGAAGTATCTAACTGGGCACCAGCCATATCTCTATGCCCCCCGCCTCCTAGTTTCTCCATTAACACATGTACATTTATATTTCCTAATGACCTAGCACTTATAAATACTCTATCATTTTTTCTAGCTAAAACAAACGATGCTTCTACTTCTTTTATATTTAAAAGTTCATCCGCAGCTTGTGCTATAACTACATTTATATTATCAGCTTCTGTTTTTGTATATGCTAAGCATATATTATCATTAATAATTTTTGCATTTTGAATAATGTCTGCCTTAGTTATAAAGTCTTTTATATCTGAATTAAATAACTTTTTAACTTCAATAGTATCTGCTCCAGATTTCTTTAAGTATGATGCAGCTTCAAAAGTTCTTACACCAGTCTTAAATGCAAAGTTTTTAGTATCTAAACTAATCCCTGCTAATAATCCTTCTGCAGTTAATTTATTTATTCTTACATCATCTTCAATGTATTGTACAAGCTCTGTTACCATTTCACATGTAGATGATACATATATCTCATGGAATAAAAGCACTGTATCATTGATAAAGTCTACACCTCTTCTGTGATGGTCTATAACAACAACTTTATCAGATATATCTAATAATTGTGGACATTCTGTAAAACTTGGTCTATGGGTATCTACAACAATTACTAGTGTGTTTTTAGTACACTCTTTTATTGCATAATCACAATCAACAAAAACTCCATTATAATAATCTGATTTTTTTACTCTTTTTATGAACTCTTCTATTGATTCATTTGCATAGTCTAGTACTATATTAGCTGTTCTATTACATGATTTACATATATCGTATATACCAACAGCAGCTCCCATAGCATCCATATCTGGATACGTATGACCCATTATAAATACATGTTCACTTTCTAATATAACTTCTCTTAATGCATGACCTATAA
Coding sequences within it:
- the dnaB gene encoding replicative DNA helicase, whose product is MEDITRIPPHSVESEQSILGSILLDKDAMITVSETINPDDFYKEAHKIIYECMIKLSNKSEPIDLITLTEELKKQGHLDDVGGISYITSLSTIVPTTSNVKYYADIVKEKSVLRKLIKVSNDIINLGYDGSTKIEDVLDTAEKKIFDISQEKASDDFKSINSVLMDAYDMIEHLYTNKSEITGITTGFRDLNKKINGMQRTDLLLIAARPAMGKTAFSLNLVQNAALKGDASVAVFSLEMSKEQLVQRMLSAQSNVELSKLKTGRLNENDWPRIIDAMAVLSNAKIHIDDTPGIKISELRSKCRKLKIEQGLDLILIDYLQLMEGEGNNESRQQEIAKISRSLKIIAKELNCPVVALSQLSRAPEQRADHRPMLSDLRESGSIEQDADIVMFLYRDEYYHPDSDRKNIGEVIIAKNRHGETGSVELVWLGEIQKFADKSREM
- the rplI gene encoding 50S ribosomal protein L9 codes for the protein MKVILLKDVKGTGKKNEVKEVSDGYARNFLLPKKLAVPADNTNMKELNEKNKSKELKAQKEYEAAVELGKKMEELSVVIYSKAGDGGRLFGSITSKDIAEQIKKQHNIEVDKRKITLDEPIRVLGSRFVDIKIHQKVTTKIRVDVKEKQ